Proteins found in one Aneurinibacillus uraniidurans genomic segment:
- a CDS encoding flagellar brake protein, protein MFPSVNQHIRLTSFEEKEEAKQYKTTVADLSNDMIMITYPIDEQTGRTAILLDRQAVYVSYMNQDGNQYEFSSEVVRRTKDNIPLLLLRKPELKDIRKIQRRNYLRVPVMLNVDFMIENTKHSARSVDISGGGLLLLCKPEITFPEEAFSVTIHLPDQDIAAKVELVRQPIPQDNGLLKVPLRFTQIAEGHRDKIVRFCFAKQLENRKRSTM, encoded by the coding sequence GTGTTTCCATCAGTCAACCAGCACATACGGCTGACTTCTTTTGAGGAGAAGGAAGAAGCCAAACAGTACAAAACAACGGTAGCAGATTTGTCGAATGACATGATTATGATTACGTATCCGATTGATGAGCAGACCGGACGCACGGCTATACTGTTAGACAGGCAGGCTGTGTACGTAAGCTACATGAATCAGGATGGGAATCAGTATGAGTTTTCGTCTGAAGTTGTACGCCGTACAAAAGATAACATTCCACTACTATTGCTTCGAAAGCCTGAATTGAAAGATATTCGTAAAATCCAACGTCGAAACTATTTGCGTGTACCTGTCATGCTAAACGTAGATTTTATGATTGAAAATACGAAGCACTCTGCTAGGTCGGTTGACATTAGTGGAGGTGGACTTTTGCTGTTATGCAAGCCTGAGATTACATTTCCAGAAGAGGCATTTTCGGTTACTATTCATCTCCCGGATCAAGATATTGCAGCTAAAGTCGAACTTGTACGCCAACCGATACCGCAAGATAACGGTCTACTGAAAGTCCCGCTGCGCTTCACACAAATTGCTGAAGGACATAGAGATAAAATTGTGCGATTCTGTTTTGCTAAACAGCTAGAAAACCGTAAACGATCGACCATGTAG
- the cysW gene encoding sulfate ABC transporter permease subunit CysW gives MESNHTAVASAWVRIEPEQKRSTSTLIQWGLIAAALLFVALFLVLPLLVVFTEALSEGWALYAAALTETDALAAIKLTLITAGIAVPLNVIFGLIASWAIAKFTFPGKSILITLIDIPFAVSPVISGLLFVLLFGSDGLWGSFFAAHDIQIVFAAPGIVLATIFVTFPFVARELIPLLQAQGTEEEEAAASLGASGWKIFWRVTLPNSKWGLVYGIILCTARAMGEFGAVSVVSGHIRGMTNTLPLHVEILYNEYAFQAAFAAASLLTLLALITLAVKSLVEWRTAK, from the coding sequence ATGGAATCGAATCATACAGCGGTAGCTTCTGCCTGGGTACGCATTGAGCCTGAACAAAAGCGAAGTACTTCTACGCTCATTCAGTGGGGCCTTATTGCCGCCGCACTTTTGTTTGTGGCGCTGTTTCTTGTTCTGCCGCTGCTCGTTGTATTTACGGAAGCACTTTCGGAAGGATGGGCTTTGTACGCAGCAGCATTAACTGAGACTGATGCGCTGGCCGCGATTAAGCTGACGCTTATCACAGCCGGGATTGCCGTACCGCTTAATGTTATATTCGGGCTGATTGCTTCCTGGGCGATTGCGAAATTTACGTTTCCAGGCAAAAGCATTTTGATTACGCTCATTGATATTCCGTTTGCAGTCTCGCCTGTTATCTCGGGTCTGCTGTTTGTTCTGCTATTTGGATCAGATGGATTATGGGGGTCGTTTTTCGCGGCGCATGATATCCAGATTGTATTCGCGGCACCGGGGATTGTACTGGCGACTATTTTTGTTACATTTCCATTCGTCGCACGAGAGTTGATTCCGCTTTTGCAGGCACAGGGGACAGAGGAAGAAGAAGCGGCGGCCTCTCTCGGAGCGAGTGGCTGGAAAATCTTTTGGCGAGTAACGCTGCCGAATAGTAAGTGGGGGCTTGTATACGGGATTATTTTATGTACGGCACGTGCGATGGGGGAGTTTGGAGCGGTATCGGTCGTGTCAGGTCATATTCGGGGCATGACAAATACACTGCCGCTCCATGTTGAAATTTTGTATAACGAATACGCGTTTCAGGCGGCATTTGCCGCTGCATCTTTGCTCACACTTCTAGCACTTATTACGCTAGCAGTCAAAAGTCTGGTGGAATGGAGGACAGCTAAATGA
- a CDS encoding YezD family protein, protein MKYLQQADVYTRSIHNLEIRKKGEGRVGEKERQKPACKVEKILDALKDLEYGSLEIIVHDGQVVQIDRTEKKRFATEKKAR, encoded by the coding sequence ATGAAGTATTTGCAGCAGGCGGATGTGTACACCAGAAGCATTCATAACTTGGAAATTCGAAAAAAGGGGGAAGGAAGAGTGGGAGAGAAGGAGCGGCAGAAGCCTGCCTGCAAGGTGGAAAAAATTCTGGATGCGTTGAAAGATCTGGAATACGGTTCGCTGGAGATTATCGTTCACGATGGCCAGGTTGTACAGATTGACCGCACAGAGAAAAAAAGATTTGCGACAGAAAAGAAAGCTCGATAA
- the cysT gene encoding sulfate ABC transporter permease subunit CysT: MKKYSVIPGFSLTLGCTLLYVSLIVVLPLSLLFYKAASLKWSDFWKIITDERVLASYRVSFGTSLIAACLNAGFGLLLAWVLVRYRFPGRKLIDALVDLPFALPTAVAGIALTTLYAGNGWIGHGLEKLGIKVAFTPLGIIVALTFIGLPFVVRTVQPVLEEVEIHVEEAAASLGATSWQIFHRVIAPQIVPALLTGVALAFARALGEYGSVVFISGNMPMKTEITPLLIMSKLEQFDYAGATALAAVLLVASFCILLAVNVIQWRLSRYRMAR; the protein is encoded by the coding sequence ATGAAAAAGTATAGCGTGATTCCCGGCTTCTCTCTGACACTTGGATGCACGCTGTTGTATGTAAGTCTCATTGTTGTCTTGCCGCTTTCCCTGTTGTTTTACAAAGCCGCTTCGTTGAAATGGTCTGACTTCTGGAAGATCATAACCGATGAGCGTGTACTGGCTTCGTATCGGGTTAGTTTTGGCACGTCGCTGATCGCGGCGTGTCTGAACGCCGGGTTTGGTCTGCTGCTAGCCTGGGTGCTAGTGCGCTACCGTTTTCCCGGCCGCAAGCTGATTGATGCGCTTGTTGATTTGCCTTTTGCATTGCCGACCGCAGTAGCCGGGATTGCTTTGACGACGCTGTATGCAGGAAACGGCTGGATTGGGCACGGGTTGGAGAAGCTCGGAATAAAAGTTGCATTTACACCGCTTGGTATTATTGTAGCCCTTACGTTTATTGGTCTGCCGTTTGTTGTGCGGACGGTTCAGCCTGTTTTAGAAGAGGTGGAGATTCATGTAGAAGAAGCCGCCGCTTCACTTGGTGCGACCAGCTGGCAGATTTTTCATCGGGTGATTGCACCGCAGATTGTACCGGCGCTTTTGACAGGGGTTGCACTTGCATTTGCCCGGGCACTTGGGGAGTACGGTTCAGTCGTGTTCATCTCTGGCAATATGCCGATGAAGACGGAGATTACGCCGCTGCTCATTATGAGCAAACTGGAACAATTTGATTATGCAGGCGCAACAGCACTGGCGGCGGTACTTCTGGTGGCGTCCTTTTGTATTCTGCTAGCCGTTAATGTCATTCAATGGCGCCTATCCCGATATCGGATGGCGCGGTAG
- a CDS encoding sulfate ABC transporter substrate-binding protein: MKKSHKWVHVLLASSLALGVAGCSSAGESKETAQTKTVQPKAVQLLNVSYDPTRELYQDYNKEFAAYWKQKTGQDVTIKQSHGGSGKQARSVIDGLEADVVTLALGYDIDALEAKGLIKPGWQKEFAHNSAPSTSTIVFLVRKGNPKQIKDWNDVVKPGISVITPNPKTSGGARWNYLAAWGYALKKNNNDEAKAKEFLAQLFKNVPVLDSGARGATTTFVERGIGDVLLTWENDALLAVNKLGKGNFEIVYPSVSILAEPPVAIVDKVADKHGTQEISKAYLEYLYSPKGQEIEARNYYRPQDKTVAEKYRQQFPAIKMFTIDEIAGGWKKAQAKHFSDGALFDQIYKPH, translated from the coding sequence ATGAAAAAATCACACAAATGGGTACATGTTCTACTGGCGAGCAGTCTCGCATTAGGCGTGGCAGGATGCTCGTCAGCCGGTGAATCAAAAGAAACGGCGCAAACGAAGACGGTTCAGCCAAAGGCGGTACAGTTGCTGAATGTTTCATATGATCCGACACGTGAGCTGTATCAGGATTATAACAAAGAATTTGCAGCTTACTGGAAGCAGAAAACGGGGCAGGATGTGACCATTAAACAATCACACGGTGGCTCAGGTAAACAGGCACGTTCCGTAATAGACGGGCTGGAAGCTGATGTTGTGACACTTGCGCTTGGCTATGATATTGATGCGCTGGAGGCAAAAGGACTGATCAAGCCGGGCTGGCAGAAAGAATTCGCCCATAACAGTGCACCAAGTACATCGACGATCGTCTTTCTCGTCCGCAAAGGAAATCCGAAGCAGATTAAGGACTGGAACGATGTGGTGAAACCGGGCATTAGCGTTATTACACCAAACCCAAAAACATCAGGGGGTGCACGCTGGAACTACCTGGCGGCCTGGGGCTATGCGCTCAAGAAAAATAATAACGATGAGGCAAAAGCGAAAGAATTTTTGGCGCAATTATTCAAGAACGTTCCGGTGCTTGATTCCGGTGCACGTGGTGCGACGACAACGTTTGTCGAGCGGGGAATCGGGGATGTACTGCTTACATGGGAGAATGATGCTCTGCTTGCTGTTAACAAACTCGGCAAAGGAAACTTTGAGATTGTATATCCGTCCGTTAGTATTCTCGCAGAGCCACCAGTAGCGATTGTAGACAAAGTAGCTGATAAGCATGGCACACAGGAAATTTCAAAAGCATATTTGGAATATTTGTATTCACCAAAAGGTCAGGAAATCGAAGCACGAAACTACTACCGTCCGCAGGATAAAACAGTAGCTGAGAAATATCGTCAGCAGTTCCCGGCTATTAAGATGTTTACGATTGATGAGATTGCTGGTGGGTGGAAGAAAGCACAGGCGAAACATTTTAGCGATGGAGCCTTATTTGATCAGATCTATAAACCGCACTAG